The nucleotide window AGATACCAGGTATCTTCCAAAAGAGTCGGGCTTACGGCCCGACTTAAAGAAGATGCGGTATATTTCATTGATAGCCTTTTTAAAGGTTCGTTTCTAAAATTACGCTACCATTAAATATTCACTTTGGCAAGCAAAACTTTAGTCTAGCGACCAGAGTCCCCCATCAGATGAAAATTTAATCATGCCCAGTTCATCAGTCCTTAAAATTTGGACTTGAAATTTCTTAAGCAAATCCAGGACTTCCTGATGTGGATGTCCATAGCTATTATTTTTACCGGCCGAAATAACAGCGTACTGCGGATTAACAAAGCCGACAAAACTCTGACTACTCGAGGTGCGTGAACCGTGGTGTCCGGCCTTCAAAACATCGCTTTGTAGATTTTTGCCATCTAAAATCGTCAGATAATTTTCGATGGCTTGAGGCGAATCACCAGTGAGCATTACGGAGTTACCACCGTACACTACGCGGCCGACAATCGAAGCGGTGTTGGTCTCCCAGCCAATCGTATCCCGATCAGGAAAAAGGATTTTGAAAACTGCACCACCGCCCAAATCTACAATCATCCCTCTTCTCGCTAAAATTTTAGAAATTTTTTTGTCACCAATTTTCTTCTCCAGATTTTGATAGACTGCTGTCTCGGCCGAAACCCCAGGCTCCAAAACCTGATCGACCCGATAACGATCTAAAACATAATTTAAGCCGGCAACATGATCCTGGTCAGGATGGGTTGCAAGCACCACCTCAATCTTGTGATCATAAAAAGGCAAAACTTTGCCCAACTCACTCAAAACCGATTTGTCCGGCCCGCCATCAATGAGCATTTGGTTGCCGGACGGAGCATCGATTAAAATTGCGTCACCTTGCCCGATATTTAAAAAATAAACACGTAATTGACCGCCACGATCCTCCTTTAAGACCGCAAACCAAATAAAAGCGTTGACTAAAACCAAAATGCCAAGAATCAGCCAGTTCAGATTTTTCCTAATAAATACCACGAAATTCAGTATACCATTTTGTGATATAATCGATTTACTAACAGCTAACTCTGTAAAATATGCTTAAATTTGAAGAACAAAAATTCAATATTCCTGCCCTTAAAGGCATCTCAACTAAAAATATCGAGGAGCATCTGAAGCTTTACGCCGGTTATGTAAAAAATGCCAACAATATTTTGGATATGCTCGCGAAATATCATACCGAAGATATGACGGGAAATTCCTACATCATCGGGGAATTGCATCGCCGCTTCAGTTTTGAATACAACGGCATTCGTAACCACGAAATGTATTTTTCTGCTTTGGAAGGCGGAGCAAAACCACTATCACCCGGAAGTGAATTTAGGAAAGCGATAGAGGCCATAGCGGGCTCGTTTGATAATTTCCTAGCCGGATTCAAAAATATGGCGGCGGCGACCCGCGGTATCGGTTGGGCCGTGCTTTGGTATGACAAGAAAAATAAACAATTTATCGGTTCATGGGTAGACGAACAGCATTTGGGACAACTAAGCGGCGCCACCCCGATTTTGATGCTTGATATGTGGGAACACTCCTATGTTGCCGACTATCAACCAAGCGGTAAAAAGCAGTATGTCGAGGACTTTTTCACTAACCTAAACTGGGAGGTCATCGAAAAAAACTTTTCCATGGCAACTAAATAATTTCTCCACAAAGACTCGACCTGACTTAAGTAAGGTCGAGTCTTTGCTTTAATAATTCCCAAATTATTTAACTTTTAGTCTCTGATATAAGAAAAAGTAACCGACATAAACCAGAATTACTAACCAAAAAGGAAATGCTGGGACGGAGAACGAGGCAAAGGGCAATTTAGCAAACCAATTTACCACTCCGAGTTCATAAGCCAAAAAAATGTAGGCCCCGAAAGCGAAAGGCGTGGCCAAAAGTAGTGAAACGAAACCAAAAATCCCGGCAAGAAAACCGAGAAGCATTGTCAAAGGAATTGCTGACAAAATTAAAAGATTGACAGGCAAAGCCACAACCGAAAAAGTGCCCATTTGATAAAGAATGTAGGGCAAAACGAAAATTTGGGTAGCGAGTGTCGCCACGGCCACCTCGCGCATTTTAAATTTCTCAGGCACAAATTGTAGCCATCTCTCAACAATCGGTGAGACAAAAATCAAACCAACCGTAGCCAAAAAAGAAAGTTGGAAAGAAGGATCGAAAACCAAAATCGCCGGATTATTGATAAGCATCACAAGACCGGCAAGCAAAAGAGCACGAGTAATGTCATAACGCCTAGCGCCGATCTTGGCCACAATCACCAAAAGCGCCATAATCGAGGCCCGCACGACCGTAGCCGAGGCACCGGTCATTAAAGCGAAAGCAATTATTGATAATACCCCAAAAGAAGTTGCGAAGACATTCGGCAAAAACACTTTAAAGAAACTCATTAGCGACTCGGCCACGATAGTAATGTTGTAACCAGAGAGAACCACGATATGAATCACTCCAACTTTGCGAAAATCATCAAGCAGATTTTTACCAAGTGCCTCTTTGGCCCCGACAATCAGACCACCCAAAAGCGAGGCCTGCGGTTCAGAGATAAGTTGCGCTAGATTGGCAGTAAAGGCATGCTTAAAGGCCAAGAGTTTTGCCACAACAAAATTCCCTTTGTTTGAATCAACCTTTTTGAACCTGGCAAAATTAATAATATAGCCGATGCCGTCTTTGGCCAGAAATTTTTCATAATTAAAAGTCCGACCGGTCTCACTTGAGAAATTTTTTGCTTTTTCCAATTTCCCACTAACCTCGACCTCGTCACCGTAGTCCAGATTATTAAAATTATCGGTTCTCGCCAAAACCTTACTTAAAAAATCACCTTTTGAAGTTGGACTACTTTGATCATAGATTGAAAGAGTCACTTGAGAACTTTTCTCCCTGACATCTAACTCATCTGAAACAATTCCGGTAAGGGTGACTTTCTCGCCTACCAAACGGTCAAGCTTGGGGTTCTGGACGCCGTCAACCTGAAAAGTCATCCGCCAAAATCCAAAGCCGGCTGAGATTAAAAATAGTGGGACTAGAAAAAGCGCAAGATTTGCGCGCCACCCCATATTTTCAACCACTGTCAAATAAAAAAATATAATGGCTCCGACTAAAATCAGAGCGAGAGCTCCAAAGATACCAACCAAAACAAAAGAGCTAAGAGCAATCCCGGTCGCCAAGCCGCCTATTAGAGTATAGATAATTTTATTACTCACACCTTTCGAGCCGAGAGTCCTTACATTAACTGCCCCACTCTTTGACCAGGCTGTCTTCTTCAGATTTACTGAAAACTTTCTGGAAACGCGCCCCCGATTTACCCTTGACTCGTTTTTCACACTCTGCCCAAGTCTTGTGGACCAACACCTCACCGTCAACAAGACTGACATAACAGAAAGCTTTGGCACGGCTGCGCGATTTACTATCAGCTCTCTTTTCGGCTTCTGCCGGGTTAGCTGAAATATTTAAAATATCCTTAATCGAATAATTCTCTAGTGCTCCGGAATAAAGTTGCATTTGTTTGCCGTCAGCAAATAGTGTGGCGATTTCGTCACAGCGGTGGTTGCCAGCCACTCCGACATGGCCCTTAACCAGATACCAATTAATTTTCTTGCTTTTGGTGATATCAAACAATTCCTCCCAAAGATCCTGATTCTCAACCGGCTGTTTGGTTGAAGTTTTCCAACCATTCTGACGCCAGCCAAAAACCCATTTGGTAATGCCATTTAAAAGATAAGCTGAATCAGTATAGACAGTAATTGGCAAACGACCTTCAAGATTGGCAATATAAGCCAGAGCCGAGATAGCCGCCTGAATCTCCATGCGGTTATTGGTAGTATGCGGATCGCCGCCACCAAGCTCCATCACCTTTCCAGCAACAATAATTACCGCCCCAAAGCCACCCGGGCCGGGATTGCCCTTGGAGGAACCGTCAGTAAAAATTATAACGGAATTGGCAGTCATAAATTAGGGTCGATAACAAGGATTGTAGCATAAAGCACAAATCCCCTGCGAACCAAACGTTCGCAGGGGCCATCTTCTCTGTAACACCTTTCTGTATCACCCGCCCGAGAATCGGCAAATGCTTTAGTACAGTCCCAAAACTACCCTCGCCGCCTGGGCTAGCACTTCTATATATAATCAAACGAGGGGGCAAAGCTATCGAAAGATTCCAAGTTTTTCACCAAAAACCCGATCCTCCGGGACAATACCAGCCAAAGTACAGTCCTTCTAGATATTAACACGAAGCTATATTATGTCAACAATCCGCAGACGCAGTTCTGGGTACTGCTTGAAAACACTTTTTTCCATTGTCGCCACCAAGTTGACCGCCTCACCAATTTCAACCTTAGTTTTAAACTCTTTGGGATTCATAAAAAATCCAATGGCAGAAACTTTATCACCATTTTCTTTTTTAAAAACCAATTCTAAGTGATTTTTCTCCTTGCCAAATTGTTTTAAATCAAAAATCTTAGCCGATTCAAAAAGAAAAACCGGTTTGGGATTACCAACACCGAACGGCGAGAGCTTGTCCACCAAATCCCAATTGGACCAATTTACACCATCAAAACTTAGTCTGGCATCAACGAAGACAGTCTGATCCAGAGCCTTGCGATTAGCTCGAGCCTGATCAAAAGCCTTTTCCAACTCTGTCTCTAAAAGGTGAATCTTTTCTGCTACGACACTGAAACCGCCAGAAAAATCGTGACCGCCATATTCCAAGAATATGCCCGGGGCAACTTCTGACATCAGGCCAACTAAACTGGTGACTCCATCTGAACGACAAGATCCTTTGATGACATTTTCGCCATCTCTCCCCCAAAGAAAAACAGGGCAAGAATGCTCTTCTGCCAAAGTATTGGCCGCGAGACCCAAAAGTGAAGGGCGCCAGTTTGGATTACCTAAAACAATTACTTTTTTATCTCGATTAGCATAGCGCTCTGCGACGGCGTGCTTCATCTCTTTGACCATCGAAGCCACGATTCCTTTCCTCTCGTCATTAATCTTATTCAAATGATCGCTTACTTGGTCAGCCTCAACCTCATCCGTTGTGGCAAAAAGCCTGAAAGCGTCCATCGGCTCACCCATTCTTGAAGCGGCATTGATTCTGGGAGTAATCATAAAGCCGATATCATCCTCGTTTAACGTTCTTTGATTGATTTTCAGCTTTCGCAATAATTTCATTAAGCCGACTCGGGGAGATTTTCTTAAAACTTTCATCCCGTAGTGAGCGAGCGCTCGATTTTCGCCCACAAGTGGCACCATGTCAGAAAGCGTGGCCAAGCCGGCCATGTCGAGCAACCATTTTTCCCATCCCTTTGGGACGGGAGAAATGGTTGCTTGATTCAAGTCACAAGTTTCAAGCCCCGACGCTTGCCGCAAGGTCGGGGTCCCGACCGGAGCGTCGGGATTTGGAAGTTTAGAAGTTTGAAGACGAAAGATCAGAGCCTGCACCAATTTAAACGCCACACCCGCACCACAGAGACTCTTGTTGGGATAATCACAGCCCGGCTGATTTGGGTTAACAATAGCAAAAGCCTCTGGCGCGCCGTGACCATTAACTAAGTGATGATCGGTGACAATCACATCTAGACCGTTAGCTTGAGCAAAATTAATTTCGGAAATATTGGCGATGCCACAATCAACCGTAATTAAAAGTCTGGCCCCCGACTCAACAAATTGTTTGATCGCATTTTCATTCAACCCAAAACCCTCATTGTGCCGATGCGGAATATAGTTTTCAAAATTAGTGAAACCGATTTTCCGGAAAAAATCATGCAGGATCACTCCGCCTGGAATCCCGTCGGCATCATAGTCACCAAAAATTATTATCTTTTCACCCAATTGGAAAGCCTTCAGAATTCGGTCCACCGCCTTCCCCATATCTTTTATCAAGAACGGATCGTGGAGATGCTTCTCATAATTAGGATTGAGAAAGGCTTCGGCCTGATCGCCGCCCTTGATCTCCCTATAGGCTAACAACTTCTTAAGCAAAGACGGATATTGGCCGAGCTGTTGGTGTTCCTGATCTGAAATTTCCTCCCGGACGGCATATTTTTTCATTTTTAGATTATATCATCCCGTTAGAGATCTTTTGTTAGGAAGCCTTAGCTGGACGATAAATTCCCACCAAATATCGACGGCCAGAGATTCACCGTGAGCAACGGTCATCTTGATGACCTATCTCTAACGGGATATCATCCCGCAACTAGACCAATTGACACATTTCCAAAATTGACTATCCTTTGCAAAGGAAAGGAACTTTATGAGAAAAAGTTTAGGCTATCGCTTCAGAGAAATTGTCGACCGAAAGACACAAGAACAAACAGAAAGGCTGAAAGCCAAGAAATTGGCCGAGAGCCGAAAGCAGAAAAAGCAGGAACAGCTCAAGGCGATGGTCCAAAAGGCTATGGCAAAAGCTGAAAAAATCCTTAACGGAATCTTTAAGAGGGCGCCGGAAATCAGACAGTATGTCGAAACCAGGTCTGGCGCCCCACTTTACATCTTCGATGCCAACGGAGTTGAAAAGACTGAGGCTAGACGAATGAAAGTGACTGGAAAAGTCGAAGACGCGCTCGGTCTTGGTATCAGGGGTAAGACTGTTGAACTTCTGGGTGGTGACAATATCCTAGGTCGGGCCGTTTGGACCACAGACAAAGCCGGCTCAACCCTCTGCCTCGTCCACGACTCACAGAGCAGGCTGTGTATCGCAATTATGAGCACAAAGCGAACTTACGGGGTGGTCTTCACCGAAACTAACTCTTTCAACACCGATGAGATGCTAACCGTCTTGGCCAAGTTTGGAAACCAAGAAACTGCCATGGAAATGCTGGTTGAGCAACTCGGATGAAGTAAAATCAATTTGACCCTCGTCCACCTAACGGATGAGGGCTTTTTTCTTCATACCATATACCCTATCCCGTTAGAAGTCGCGGACGCTAACAACAGTTGTCTGTTTGCGGAAAATGTTTAATACAGATAGCGGAGCGTAGTTTGTTGTATAATGATTGGATGTCCGCGTCCTACTTCTAACGGGACTTATACTTAATACTATCTACTTTTTATGAATTGCCTCTTCTGCAAAATCGCCAAAAAAGAAATTCCCTCCGATTTAGTTTTTGAAAATGACGAGATATTCTCTTTTCTCGATATTCACCCGGTTTCCGATGGTCATATTTTGGTTATCCCAAAAGCTCACTACGAGAAAATGACTGACACTCCTGACGAGCTTCTGTCCAAACTTTTTGTCGAATGCAAAAAACTGATGATTGCCATCAAAAAGGCTTTGAACGCCGATTATGTCGCTGTCTCGGTAGTTGGCGTTGATATCCCCCACTTTCACATCCATTTGGTGCCCAGAAGACACGACGATGGTTTAGCCGGCTTTTGGCCAACCAAAGAATTTGTTGACGGTAAATTGATTTTGGAGAAAATTAAAAAGGCGCTCGATTAAAGCGCCTGTAAACTACAACCAATCAGACCGGTGGCCGACCGTCATCGACGTGCGAAATGTCGTCGAAGGCCTCGCTTGGGAGATTGGTCGGCATCGGCGTCAGGACCTTGGCCTCGGCCTCAGTAGCCTTGACTGAAGCGTCATGCCGAGCCCGACAAGCTACCAGATGTTCGGAGACAAAAAGAGTCTTAATCCGCCGACCACAGGTTGGGCAAGGATGGCAGCAGGCCGTAAAATGCATGGCGTTTCCTCTCGGCTGATGACAGATGCAATGACACTCATGAGGATCAGCCCAAACAGAATCAACCCGAATTCCCAAATCTGACATACTTATCCTTTCTTTAGAGGATGAACTGACTGTGTTCAAAATAGCACAATCTCACCACGACGTCAACAGGGGCCACTGCCACCTTTTTAAACTTCTCAATCCCGACGCTTCGGTCGGGACCCCGACCTTGAAGCAAGCGTCGGGGCTTTCAAACTTCCAAACTATTCTCAAGTGCCTCAATCCCAGGCAAAGTTCCACTCGAGAGAAAATCGAGCATCGCCCCACCAGCCGTCGAAACAAAAGAAAATTTATCAAACAAATTTAATTTCTCCAGGGCCGCCAAAGTATCCCCGCCACCAACAATCGTCTCGGCCCCACATTCAGCAAGTGCCCGAGCCAGATTTTCAGTACCCTCGACAAAGCCCCTCTCATAATTTCCCAAAGGACCGTTCCAGAGCACAAATT belongs to Candidatus Paceibacterota bacterium and includes:
- a CDS encoding ComEC/Rec2 family competence protein; protein product: MVFIRKNLNWLILGILVLVNAFIWFAVLKEDRGGQLRVYFLNIGQGDAILIDAPSGNQMLIDGGPDKSVLSELGKVLPFYDHKIEVVLATHPDQDHVAGLNYVLDRYRVDQVLEPGVSAETAVYQNLEKKIGDKKISKILARRGMIVDLGGGAVFKILFPDRDTIGWETNTASIVGRVVYGGNSVMLTGDSPQAIENYLTILDGKNLQSDVLKAGHHGSRTSSSQSFVGFVNPQYAVISAGKNNSYGHPHQEVLDLLKKFQVQILRTDELGMIKFSSDGGLWSLD
- a CDS encoding Fe-Mn family superoxide dismutase; the protein is MLKFEEQKFNIPALKGISTKNIEEHLKLYAGYVKNANNILDMLAKYHTEDMTGNSYIIGELHRRFSFEYNGIRNHEMYFSALEGGAKPLSPGSEFRKAIEAIAGSFDNFLAGFKNMAAATRGIGWAVLWYDKKNKQFIGSWVDEQHLGQLSGATPILMLDMWEHSYVADYQPSGKKQYVEDFFTNLNWEVIEKNFSMATK
- a CDS encoding ComEC/Rec2 family competence protein, with protein sequence MSNKIIYTLIGGLATGIALSSFVLVGIFGALALILVGAIIFFYLTVVENMGWRANLALFLVPLFLISAGFGFWRMTFQVDGVQNPKLDRLVGEKVTLTGIVSDELDVREKSSQVTLSIYDQSSPTSKGDFLSKVLARTDNFNNLDYGDEVEVSGKLEKAKNFSSETGRTFNYEKFLAKDGIGYIINFARFKKVDSNKGNFVVAKLLAFKHAFTANLAQLISEPQASLLGGLIVGAKEALGKNLLDDFRKVGVIHIVVLSGYNITIVAESLMSFFKVFLPNVFATSFGVLSIIAFALMTGASATVVRASIMALLVIVAKIGARRYDITRALLLAGLVMLINNPAILVFDPSFQLSFLATVGLIFVSPIVERWLQFVPEKFKMREVAVATLATQIFVLPYILYQMGTFSVVALPVNLLILSAIPLTMLLGFLAGIFGFVSLLLATPFAFGAYIFLAYELGVVNWFAKLPFASFSVPAFPFWLVILVYVGYFFLYQRLKVK
- the rnhA gene encoding ribonuclease HI, giving the protein MTANSVIIFTDGSSKGNPGPGGFGAVIIVAGKVMELGGGDPHTTNNRMEIQAAISALAYIANLEGRLPITVYTDSAYLLNGITKWVFGWRQNGWKTSTKQPVENQDLWEELFDITKSKKINWYLVKGHVGVAGNHRCDEIATLFADGKQMQLYSGALENYSIKDILNISANPAEAEKRADSKSRSRAKAFCYVSLVDGEVLVHKTWAECEKRVKGKSGARFQKVFSKSEEDSLVKEWGS
- the recJ gene encoding single-stranded-DNA-specific exonuclease RecJ, translating into MKKYAVREEISDQEHQQLGQYPSLLKKLLAYREIKGGDQAEAFLNPNYEKHLHDPFLIKDMGKAVDRILKAFQLGEKIIIFGDYDADGIPGGVILHDFFRKIGFTNFENYIPHRHNEGFGLNENAIKQFVESGARLLITVDCGIANISEINFAQANGLDVIVTDHHLVNGHGAPEAFAIVNPNQPGCDYPNKSLCGAGVAFKLVQALIFRLQTSKLPNPDAPVGTPTLRQASGLETCDLNQATISPVPKGWEKWLLDMAGLATLSDMVPLVGENRALAHYGMKVLRKSPRVGLMKLLRKLKINQRTLNEDDIGFMITPRINAASRMGEPMDAFRLFATTDEVEADQVSDHLNKINDERKGIVASMVKEMKHAVAERYANRDKKVIVLGNPNWRPSLLGLAANTLAEEHSCPVFLWGRDGENVIKGSCRSDGVTSLVGLMSEVAPGIFLEYGGHDFSGGFSVVAEKIHLLETELEKAFDQARANRKALDQTVFVDARLSFDGVNWSNWDLVDKLSPFGVGNPKPVFLFESAKIFDLKQFGKEKNHLELVFKKENGDKVSAIGFFMNPKEFKTKVEIGEAVNLVATMEKSVFKQYPELRLRIVDII
- a CDS encoding HIT family protein, which encodes MNCLFCKIAKKEIPSDLVFENDEIFSFLDIHPVSDGHILVIPKAHYEKMTDTPDELLSKLFVECKKLMIAIKKALNADYVAVSVVGVDIPHFHIHLVPRRHDDGLAGFWPTKEFVDGKLILEKIKKALD